A window of the Oryza brachyantha chromosome 5, ObraRS2, whole genome shotgun sequence genome harbors these coding sequences:
- the LOC102703779 gene encoding putative glucose-6-phosphate 1-epimerase isoform X1 — protein MSMGHYTNLTDPRTELEVVRDWNGVEQVVLRSPRGAYARVSLHGGQVLSWRNDRGEELLFTSSKAIFKPPKAMRGGIPICFPQFGNSGTLEQHGFARNRIWAIDEGHPPLNQNDNSSKASVDLILKPSEDDLKYWPHCFEFRLRISLSMDGDLSLVSRVRNVNGKPFSFSFGYHTYLSVSDISEVRIEGLETLDYLDNLSQRERFTEQGDAITFESEVDRAYVGSPNVIAVLDHEKKRTFVIRKEGLPDIVVWNPWEKKSKTMVDFGDEEYKQMLCVDAAATERPITLKPGEEWTGKLELSEVPSTNCSGHLDQPGII, from the exons ATGAGCATGGGGCATTACACCAACCTGACGGATCCGAGGACGGAGCTGGAGGTGGTCAGGGACTGGAACGGCGTCGAGCAGGTCGTGCTCCGGTCGCCGCGGGGAGCCTACGCGCGG GTGAGCCTGCACGGCGGGCAGGTCCTCTCCTGGAGGAACGACCGCGGCGAGGAGCTCCTCTTCACCAGCAGCAAG GCAATCTTCAAGCCGCCAAAGGCGATGCGTGGTGGAATCCCGATATGCTTTCCACAG TTTGGAAATTCTGGGACATTGGAGCAACACGGATTTGCAAGGAACAGGATATGGGCCATAGATGAGGGGCATCCGCCATTAAATCAAAATGATAACAGCAGCAAAGCCTCTGTTGACCTTATACTGAAGCCATCTGAAGATGACCTCAAGTACTGGCCACATTG TTTTGAGTTCCGCCTGAGAATTTCTCTTTCAATGGACGGGGACCTGTCACTAGTATCACGCGTCAGAAATGTCAATGGCAAGCCATTCAGTTTCTCATTTGGTTACCACACATATCTCTCTGTTTCTGACATCAG TGAGGTGCGGATAGAAGGCCTAGAGACTCTTGATTATCTAGACAATCTTAGCCAGCGAGAACGCTTTACAGAACAAGGAGATGCTATAACATTTGAATCAGAG GTTGACCGAGCATATGTTGGCTCACCAAATGTGATAGCAGTTCTTGACCATGAGAAGAAACGCACGTTTGTCATAAGAAAGGAAGGACTTCCTGACATTG TTGTGTGGAATCCATGGGAGAAGAAATCGAAGACCATGGTGGACTTCGGCGACGAGGAATACAAACAGATGCTGTGCGTTGATGCGGCTGCAACGGAGAGACCAATCACTCTGAAACCAGGAGAGGAGTGGACAGGGAAGCTTGAGCTTTCTGAAGTCCCTTCGACTAACTGCAGCGGTCATCTTGATCAACCCGGCATAATTTAG
- the LOC102704060 gene encoding oil body-associated protein 1A: MASSCHEVEVPGKPTETGTALLETATGAIQGFGPVNQIHQHLCAFHFYGDDMTRQVEAHHFCAHLNEDVRQCLIFDGPDAGVRLIGVEYIVSEALFLTLPDGEKPLWHTHEFEVKGGVLFMPGVPGVVERRDLEKVCKTYGKTIHFWQVDRGDALPLGLPQIMMALTRDGQLRQDLAKCVEDKFSVSFQKERENRAYMSGPDHGIHPLANAAGKGLKTHLREVDLPATTTAAHAGRVFT; the protein is encoded by the exons ATGGCGTCGTCATGCCATGAGGTGGAGGTGCCCGGGAAGCCGACGGAGACGGGGACGGCGCTGCtggagacggcgacgggcgccATCCAGGGGTTCGGCCCCGTCAACCAGATCCACCAGCACCTGTGCGCGTTCCACTTCTACGGCGACGACATGACGCGGCAGGTGGAGGCGCACCACTTCTGCGCGCACCTCAACGAGGACGTGCGGCAGTGCCTCATCTTCGACGGGCCCGACGCCGGCGTGCGGCTCATCGGCGTGGAGTACATCGTCTCCGAGGCGCTGTTCCTGACGCTGCCCGACGGCGAGAAGCCGCTGTGGCACACCCACGAGTTCGAGGTCAAGGGCGGCGTGCTGTTCATGCCGGGCGTCCCCGGCGTGGTCGAGCGCCGCGACCTCGAGAAGGTCTGCAAGACCTACGGCAAGACCATCCACTTCTGGCAGGTCGACCGCGGCGACGCGCTCCCGCTCGGCCTGCCGCAGATCATGATGGCCCTTACCCGCGACGGCCAGCTCAGGCAAGACTTGGCCAAAT GTGTGGAGGACAAGTTCAGCGTGTCGTTCCAGAAGGAGAGGGAGAACAGAGCGTACATGAGTGGCCCGGATCACGGCATCCACCCGCTGGCGAACGCCGCTGGCAAGGGCTTGAAGACGCATCTCCGCGAAGTCGATctgccggcgacgacgaccgctgCGCACGCGGGGAGGGTTTTCACTTGA
- the LOC102711352 gene encoding protease Do-like 1, chloroplastic yields MTVARGISSTHAAAAPPPLIPTLPMAAAASTSASSSAAAAACFLSPSPPPRPRHSLKHIACAAARSSPGPGPSSSSSSSRSLALPSPFPWPWPRRLRDLLPDEAGRILSSASGSLIVALASAALILGDAGAASAFVVATPRKLQADELATVRLFQENTPSVVYITNLAVRQDAFTLDVLEVPQGSGSGFVWDKSGHIVTNFHVIRGASDLRVTLADQSVYEAQVVGFDQDKDVAVLRIKAPTEKLRPIPVGVSADLLVGQKVFAIGNPFGLDHTLTTGVISGLRREISSAATGRPIQDVIQTDAAINPGNSGGPLLDSSGNLIGVNTAIYSPSGASSGVGFSIPVDTVGGIVDQLIKFGKVTRPILGIKFAPDQSVEQLGLSGVLVLDAPPSGPAGKAGLQSTKRDSYGRLILGDIITSVNGTKVTNGSDLYRILDQCKVGETVTVEVLRGDHKEKIPVTLEPKPDES; encoded by the exons ATGACAGTAGCGCGCGGCATATCATCCACACATGCGGCGGCTGCTCCCCCTCCACTGATTCCAACCCTTCcaatggccgccgccgcctccacctccgcctcttcctccgccgccgccgccgcatgcTTCCTCTCCCCGTctcccccgccccgcccgcgCCATTCCCTCAAACACatcgcgtgcgccgccgccaggtcGTCGCCGGGGCCCgggccctcctcctcctcctcctcctcccgttCCCTCGCTCTCCCTTCGCCTTttccgtggccgtggccgcggcggctcCGTGACCTGCTCCCCGACGAGGCCGGCCGGATCCTGTCGTCCGCCTCGGGCTCCCTCATCGTCGCCCTCGCCTCGGCCGCGCTGATCCTCGGCGACGCGGGAGCGGCCTCCGCgttcgtcgtcgccacgccgCGGAAGCTGCAGGCCGACGAGCTCGCCACAGTGCGCCTCTTCCAGGAGAACACGCCATCCGTCGTCTACATTACCAACCTCGCCGTGAG GCAGGATGCCTTCACGCTGGACGTGCTCGAGGTGCCACAGGGGTCCGGGTCGGGGTTCGTCTGGGACAAAAGCGGCCACATAGTCACCAATTTCCATGTCATCCGTGGCGCGTCAGACCTCAG GGTCACACTTGCTGATCAGTCAGTGTATGAAGCTCAAGTTGTTGGATTTGACCAAGACAAGGATGTTGCTGTTTTGCGTATTAAAGCACCAACGGAGAAATTAAGACCTATACCAGTTGGTGTGTCAGCAGACTTACTGGTCGGTCAGAAAGTATTTGCCATAGGGAACCCG TTTGGTCTTGACCACACTCTTACAACAGGAGTTATCAG TGGACTGCGTAGAGAAATCAGCTCAGCTGCAACGGGGCGTCCTATACAGGATGTGATACAAACTGATGCTGCTATCAATCCTGGTAACAGCGGTGGCCCACTTCTTGATAGCTCAGGAAACTTGATAGGTGTAAACACTGCTATATACTCGCCTTCAGGAGCATCATCTGGTGTTGGCTTTTCCATTCCAGTTGATACG GTTGGTGGTATTGTGGATCAGCTTATAAAATTTGGAAAAGTAACAAGACCTATTCTGGGGATAAAATTTGCCCCAGATCAATCTGTAGAGCAGCTTGGACTAAGTGGAGTGCTTGTCTTGGATGCTCCTCCAAGTGGACCAGCTGGAAAAGCG GGTCTGCAATCAACCAAGCGGGATTCATATGGTAGGCTTATCCTAGGGGACATAATTACTTCTGTGAATGGAACAAAGGTAACAAATGGAAGCGACCTGTATCGGATTTTGGATCAATGTAAAGTTGGAGAAACG GTGACCGTGGAAGTATTGCGTGGAGATCACAAGGAGAAGATCCCCGTGACTCTTGAACCAAAGCCAGATGAATCATAG
- the LOC102703779 gene encoding putative glucose-6-phosphate 1-epimerase isoform X2, whose translation MSMGHYTNLTDPRTELEVVRDWNGVEQVVLRSPRGAYARVSLHGGQVLSWRNDRGEELLFTSSKAIFKPPKAMRGGIPICFPQFGNSGTLEQHGFARNRIWAIDEGHPPLNQNDNSSKASVDLILKPSEDDLKYWPHCFEFRLRISLSMDGDLSLVSRVRNVNGKPFSFSFGYHTYLSVSDISEVRIEGLETLDYLDNLSQRERFTEQGDAITFESEVDRAYVGSPNVIAVLDHEKKRTFVIRKEGLPDIGISLHNPLTF comes from the exons ATGAGCATGGGGCATTACACCAACCTGACGGATCCGAGGACGGAGCTGGAGGTGGTCAGGGACTGGAACGGCGTCGAGCAGGTCGTGCTCCGGTCGCCGCGGGGAGCCTACGCGCGG GTGAGCCTGCACGGCGGGCAGGTCCTCTCCTGGAGGAACGACCGCGGCGAGGAGCTCCTCTTCACCAGCAGCAAG GCAATCTTCAAGCCGCCAAAGGCGATGCGTGGTGGAATCCCGATATGCTTTCCACAG TTTGGAAATTCTGGGACATTGGAGCAACACGGATTTGCAAGGAACAGGATATGGGCCATAGATGAGGGGCATCCGCCATTAAATCAAAATGATAACAGCAGCAAAGCCTCTGTTGACCTTATACTGAAGCCATCTGAAGATGACCTCAAGTACTGGCCACATTG TTTTGAGTTCCGCCTGAGAATTTCTCTTTCAATGGACGGGGACCTGTCACTAGTATCACGCGTCAGAAATGTCAATGGCAAGCCATTCAGTTTCTCATTTGGTTACCACACATATCTCTCTGTTTCTGACATCAG TGAGGTGCGGATAGAAGGCCTAGAGACTCTTGATTATCTAGACAATCTTAGCCAGCGAGAACGCTTTACAGAACAAGGAGATGCTATAACATTTGAATCAGAG GTTGACCGAGCATATGTTGGCTCACCAAATGTGATAGCAGTTCTTGACCATGAGAAGAAACGCACGTTTGTCATAAGAAAGGAAGGACTTCCTGACATTG gaataAGTCTACATAACCCCCTAACGTTTTAG
- the LOC121054466 gene encoding uncharacterized protein LOC121054466, with product MSMAPSSSLRALVALSPILPSGSSSPSARPGLLGVAAPLAYAQARRRRGPSVVARAAAAPSDAEWLERLPEKKKPLYTHSLPCIEAWLRSIGFTQTREDRAVWVAEMPLWHARLSLDVTDLHIRYLKTGPGNLEKDVERRFSYALSREDIENAILAGP from the exons ATGTCGATGGCTCCGTCGAGCTCGCTCCGTGCCCTTGTCGCCCTCTCCCCTATCCTCCCCTCCggttcctcctctccctctgctCGCCCAGGGCTCCTTGGAGTGGCGGCACCGTTGGCGTACGcgcaggcgcggcggcggagggggccgTCGGTcgtggcgcgggcggcggcggcgccgtcggacGCGGAGTGGCTGGAGCGGCtgccggagaagaagaagccgCTGTACACGCACAGCCTGCCGTGCATCGAGGCGTGGCTGCGCAGCATCGGGTTCACCCAGACCCGCGAGGACCGCGCCGTATGGGTCGCCGAGATGCCGCTCTGGCACGCGCGCCTCAGCCTCGACGTCACTGACCTCCACATCAG GTACTTGAAGACCGGCCCTGGAAATCTTGAGAAGGATGTGGAGAGAAGATTCAGCTATGCCCTGAGCAGAGAAGACATCGAGAACGCAATACTTGCGGGGCCTTAA
- the LOC102703493 gene encoding common plant regulatory factor 1-like, translated as MAHDEAIATQKTGKTSSPPKDQPTPGPFPDWSAVQAYYGPGVLPPTYFAPAIAPGHAPPPYMWGPQPIMPPHFGTPYAAMYPHGGAYPHPLMPMMANPLSMEPAKSANSKEKGSNKKLKEVDGAAVSTGSGDSKRTMTSSGDYSAEGSSDVNDVKVGKTAKKRRSDDGAGAETTAAAKMENALAPSHILGSTAIMPNHCFPAQVIKPTATNVANSRALGTPISPQPAVIVPSQAGVSTELLNKDERELKRERRKQSNRESARRSRLRKQAETEDLATQVESLTAENTSLRSEISRLSENSEKLRLENSALMGKLKDPAASTHAETSLPKTTTASSPRVVENFLSMIDNTNKTNVRHTEHGEPKLRQLLGKSPATDVVAAS; from the exons atggcgcATGATGAAGCTATTGCTACCCAGAAGACTGGGAAAACAAGTTCCCCTCCCAAG GACCAACCAACTCCAGGTCCATTTCCTGATTGGTCCGCTGTTCAG gCATATTATGGCCCTGGTGTCTTACCACCAACATATTTTGCCCCGGCAATAGCTCCAGGACATGCTCCTCCACCATATATGTGGGGCCCTCAG CCTATAATGCCACCCCATTTCGGGACCCCATATGCTGCAATGTACCCACATGGTGGAGCTTACCCACATCCCCTTATGCCCATG ATGGCAAATCCATTGAGCATGGAACCAGCCAAATCTGCGAACAGTAAGGAGAAAGGCTCCAACAAAAAACTTAAGGAAGTTGATGGGGCTGCAGTATCCACTGGGAGTGGTGACAGTAAAAGAACAATGACATCCAGTGGGGATTACAGTGCAGAAGGTTCTAGTGATGTAAATGATGTGAAG GTGGGCAAGACTGCCAAAAAACGAAGATCGGATGATGGAGCTG GCGCAGAAACAACAGCAGCTGCGAAGATGGAAAATGCTTTAGCTCCCAGCCATATATTGGGAAGTACTGCTATTATGCCAAATCACTGCTTTCCAGCTCAAGTAATTAAGCCCACTGCTACTAATGTTGCTAATTCGAGGGCATTGGGCACACCAATATCTCCACAGCCTGCTGTTATTGTTCCAAGTCAGGCAGGAGTGTCGACTGAACTATTGAACAAG GATGAAAGGGAATTAaagcgggagaggaggaagcaaTCAAATAGGGAATCTGCCAGACGATCAAGGCTGAGAAAGCAG gcTGAGACAGAGGATCTGGCTACACAAGTAGAATCACTTACAGCAGAGAACACATCACTTAGATCTGAAATCAGCAGGTTATCAGAAAACTCCGAGAAGCTCAGACTAGAGAATTCAGCTCTAATG GGGAAGCTCAAGGACCCTGCAGCATCGACCCACGCAGAAACATCTCTGCCCAAAACAACCAcagcctcctctcctcgcgtCGTGGAGAATTTTTTGTCGATGATCGACAACACGAACAAGACGAATGTCAGGCACACGGAGCATGGTGAACCGAAGCTTCGACAACTCCTTGGCAAAAGCCCGGCCACTGATGTTGTTGCTGCAAGCTAA